A genomic stretch from Telmatocola sphagniphila includes:
- a CDS encoding FAD/NAD(P)-binding protein, which produces MRTLRGPLLDLVQKLDELAPEPTLVELVRTLEAFELTSDDVIDFVQKTQQNYSRVPVVLREHYELLVMTWLPGQASIPHDHTNSICVVRVIQGEAVEASYGIGADGYADLEYETPIEAGQVVGGHDAGVHSIRNASQNGQLLVTVHIYAPRLKEFRRFEPRPNTHKSPLKLYRNLTPTITIVGGGFSGSMAAAQILRRAEMAGEPVNVELVERRGTIGEGLAYSTRESIHLLNVPAARMSAWPDKPDDFLHWAQRRHPGVTGKDFLPRQWYGEYVRESLLTTAEEAGAHAKLDVILDEVRRLARHPQGGWMVHLGRGTSFRTDAVILAIGHRPPSDPIGKSWSGPRARYLLDPWRPFATNDVGVRDQVVILGTGLTAVDTALSLAEHHPQSTITMISRRGLLPLSHATSAVSPARLDELVEDSIARDSGLQARRFCRELRQLAKSRMANGGDWRSVVDGLRPHTAKVWQALSPIERRRFLSHLRPFWEVHRHRMASAVAEKFQQMLTSGQLKIISGKIESGQADDKLVHLSIRERATQQIRLIQAAWVLNCTGPMPSNSAEANPVMGSLLVEGCLRTDALALGIETTPSGNLIDINGEAVPEIFVVGTLRKPALWESTAVPELRMQAADAAERVWGEIKQANRLAL; this is translated from the coding sequence ATGCGAACACTGCGCGGCCCACTCCTTGATCTGGTGCAGAAACTCGATGAGCTCGCACCAGAACCCACTTTGGTCGAATTGGTTAGGACGCTCGAAGCGTTCGAACTGACCAGCGACGATGTCATTGATTTCGTTCAAAAAACTCAGCAAAATTATAGCCGGGTTCCTGTTGTTCTGCGCGAGCACTACGAACTGCTGGTGATGACCTGGCTGCCGGGGCAAGCGAGTATTCCGCACGATCACACCAATTCCATTTGTGTAGTCCGCGTCATTCAGGGAGAAGCGGTTGAAGCGAGCTATGGCATCGGAGCGGATGGCTATGCCGATCTCGAATACGAGACACCCATTGAGGCCGGACAAGTGGTTGGCGGGCATGACGCCGGGGTGCATTCGATTCGCAACGCTTCACAAAATGGTCAGTTGTTAGTCACTGTTCACATCTATGCACCGCGACTTAAGGAATTTCGCCGCTTTGAGCCGCGACCAAACACGCACAAGAGCCCCTTGAAACTTTATCGCAACCTCACCCCGACGATCACAATCGTGGGCGGTGGTTTCAGCGGTTCAATGGCGGCGGCCCAAATTCTGCGACGCGCTGAGATGGCTGGCGAACCCGTGAATGTTGAACTCGTCGAACGGCGGGGAACCATTGGTGAAGGGCTGGCCTACAGCACTCGCGAGTCGATTCATTTATTGAATGTGCCCGCCGCCCGGATGAGCGCCTGGCCTGATAAGCCGGATGATTTTCTGCATTGGGCTCAGCGACGGCATCCCGGCGTGACGGGCAAAGATTTTCTGCCGCGACAATGGTACGGCGAGTACGTTCGCGAATCACTGCTGACGACTGCGGAAGAGGCCGGAGCCCACGCCAAGCTGGATGTGATACTGGACGAGGTTCGTCGATTGGCACGCCATCCGCAGGGGGGCTGGATGGTCCACTTGGGTCGCGGCACCAGTTTCCGGACCGATGCCGTGATTTTGGCCATCGGACACCGCCCGCCTTCCGATCCGATTGGTAAGAGTTGGAGCGGGCCGCGCGCCCGCTATCTCCTCGATCCCTGGCGACCCTTCGCAACAAACGATGTCGGAGTTCGCGATCAAGTCGTGATTTTGGGCACGGGACTAACGGCCGTCGATACTGCGCTGTCGCTGGCCGAGCACCATCCGCAGTCGACGATTACCATGATTTCCCGGCGAGGCTTGCTGCCGCTGTCGCATGCCACCTCAGCTGTGAGCCCGGCGCGACTGGACGAGCTAGTGGAGGATTCAATCGCTCGGGATAGCGGTTTGCAAGCTCGAAGATTTTGCCGCGAGCTCCGTCAACTTGCTAAATCTCGGATGGCCAACGGAGGCGACTGGCGCAGCGTCGTGGACGGATTGCGACCGCACACCGCCAAGGTTTGGCAGGCATTAAGTCCTATCGAACGCCGTCGTTTTCTGTCTCATTTGCGGCCTTTCTGGGAAGTGCATCGGCATCGCATGGCTTCGGCCGTGGCGGAAAAGTTTCAGCAGATGCTTACCAGCGGGCAGCTGAAAATCATTTCGGGAAAAATCGAATCGGGTCAAGCCGATGATAAGTTGGTCCATCTGAGCATTCGGGAACGGGCGACGCAACAAATTCGTCTGATTCAAGCGGCCTGGGTATTGAATTGCACTGGCCCGATGCCTTCGAATAGTGCGGAAGCGAATCCGGTGATGGGTTCGCTACTGGTGGAAGGTTGTCTGAGAACCGACGCGTTGGCTCTGGGAATTGAAACGACGCCGAGTGGAAATTTGATCGACATCAACGGCGAAGCGGTGCCCGAGATTTTCGTGGTGGGAACGCTTCGCAAGCCGGCGCTTTGGGAAAGTACGGCCGTACCGGAGTTGCGGATGCAGGCCGCGGATGCGGCGGAACGCGTTTGGGGTGAGATAAAACAGGCCAATCGGCTGGCGCTGTGA